CCACCGACATCGATGAACTGTTTGAACAACTGGACCTGTTCCGCCATATCTCCCCGACACGGGGTAACGGCCTGCGGGCTATGGTCGGGAAGATCCGGGACATCGCGGCGGCCGAGGCCGCCTGATCTCACCAGATTATCGCCATATCGTCTCTCTGGATATTTACCTGGCCACCGGTCACCGGCAGGCGACCGGTGCTGAAATCCGGGTGGACGTTATCGAGGGTAATGGACACCTTCGCATCCGTCAGCTCCGGTGTACCATCCAGTGAATCGAAATAGCGCTGACTACGGTAGATATTGAGCTCGTCGCCCGGCCGCAATCCGGCTGTCGCGCCGGAAGCCAGGGTCACACGATTGCTCTCCACACGGGTCACCCGGGCCATGAACGGTTGACACGCCAGCGCATTGTTCACGGCTATCGCCATGTCATCAATCACGCCTGACACCGCCTGCCCCCACTCCGATTTTTCAAAGCCGGCCGAAGCAAAGCTCCCCGTGCCAGCACCTTTCGGATCCCAGCGGGCAGAAGTTTCAAAGCGCTGACGAAACACTGGCGAACCGCTGAAGCCATCGAACACCATCACTTCTGCTTCAAAGCGGCGACTGGTATCCACCAGGCCAATGCCACGCTGCATGCGATTGACGATGGAACTGCCCCAGGCGTTTGGATCTGCTACCCCAATATCGCGAATCACACCCGACACCACGAATTGTGCTCCCAGTTCCCGGGCCAGCTGGACCACATTAGTCAAATGATTCGCCGCCAGATTCTGGCGCGAGGTCGGTGCGTCCGGCAGCTCGCTAAACAATTGCAACGAGGTAGACCCAAGCACCTGCATTCTGCCCTGAGACTGCAAGCGGGCAATCAGTGCCTGCGGCAATTTCTCGCCGGCATCATCGAGCCCCGGGTTTCCTCCCTGCTGTGGCCGGACAATCGGAAATCCTGTCACTGCAACTCGCTTGCGCAGCCCGGAGGCTTCTCCGGCCTTACAGCTTTCGGTACCAGCGGCATCCGCCATCTCGGCCCGCACCACCACCCGCAAAAGGTTGCCGCTGCGGTATTCATCCACGATGGTGGCATTGCGTAACTGGGCAGTGGCCGAAAGCCGGGTTCGGGACTGTGTCAGCTCACCGTTCTCAAGAGTATCCTGGGTGCTTACGCTGGCCTCGTACTGCAGGGCGAGATCGCGCATGGCCGCCTGCCGGGCCTCGGCACGGGCCTGGTCCAGATTGTTCTCCCGGATATTGGCATGGCCTACTCCCTCAAGCACCGCGGCACTGACCACGCCCGAGCAGACCCAAAGCAACACTAGAACAAAGGCTTTCATACTTCTCCCGCATTCCGCCAAGGCATTAGCGGATTAATCCAGATAATAGAGTGACTGGGTGCGCCGGGTTTCCACATCCCCTACCCGGTCGTTCTGGCGCGGCATGGGGATCATGCATTGGTCCTGAACCTGATCATCCACCACCCGTGAAACGCACTCGCGAAACCTTGGTTCCAGCTTGAGTTCCATCACTGTCTCAATCACACCATCGCTGTGCTCGTTCACCGCCACCATCCGCGCACCGCGTATGTAACTGTCTACATAGGTGCGGAAGTTGTCATTGTTAACGACAAAATCATTCACCGTGGAGCTGCCGTAAATCACCGTACCGTATACCCGCTCAGCCAGGTTCCGATAGGCGTCCAGCTGCGAAGCGCGCCGGGCCATCAACCGCTTTCGAGGATTTATTCGGTCTTCACGGACATCCTGGTAGGTGCCAAAACCACTGACCCGAACCGTGATGGGTTCAAATTCGGTACGGGTATCCTGCGAGCTGTTCTGATAGCTGCCCACCGGCGCGCAGGCTGCCAATGTAAAAACCAGAACAGGCACGAGAGTCCATCGCAGTGTCATTATCTTGTCTCCGGAAAACACTTTTGCAGCATCCATGAAAAAATCACGCCAGCATCCGCAACCCAATGATTTTACGTGCTTTTTTAAAAGCCAACGATCTTTCTCCCATGTGAAAGCGGCAACAGTCTGCCTTCGTTTACAGTTCGGGAACAAACCGTTACCCGTTGTGAGCTGCTTCACGAATTAAACTCGTCTAACCTTTCAAGTGCTTAATTGTTTGTACCTGCATATAACAACTCAGGACTGTTCATGAAAACAAACCGCCTTTGCAAATTGTCCCTGGCCATCAGCCTTTCCCTTGCCACCACCACTGCCCTTGCGAGCCCTCAGGCACCCATGTCTGCGCGCTCGTTCGCCATGGGCGGAACTGGCGTCGCCGTAGCACATCCCTCTGCTGCCCCCCTGGCCAACCCGGCCATGATGGCGGCACCCCAGCACGACTGGGCGGATGATTTCGGCCTGATGCTGCCCTCGGTCAATGCACGATTTGCGGATGAAGAAGAAGTTGTTGATCAGATTGATGATATTCAGGACACAATTGATGAACTCGAGCAATCCATCAACAGCCTGAATCAGGGATCTGCCCAGGACAATGCCGGAAAGCTGCGTGAGCAGCTTCAGAATTTCGACCGTGATACTGTCCGAGTGAATGCCGGTCTCGGATTGGCCGTTGCTCTTCCCGGGCCTAGCCTGTCGGTTGGAGTGATGGCGAACGGCAACCTGACCGCAACCGTTCGAGGCGAGTACAGCGAAAACGATGACGCCCGATTGGCAGCTGTCGAAGCCGGAATCCTGACACCTGGCATTACCGACGAACTGGAATCCAGAGGCAGCATCCTTGCCTCTGCAGTTGCAGAGGTTGGTTTGAGTTTCGCCAGGTCCTTCGAGCTCAATAACGGCGAGCAGCTTCAGCTAGGCATAACCCCCAAGTACGTCGAACTCCGTACCTTCCAATACACCGAACGAGTCTCAAGATTCGACGAAGATGATTTCGACGCTGACGAGTTCGAAACCGACAAAAGCGGCTTCAACCTGGACATCGGTGCCGCCTATGCCTTCGGCGAAAACCGCGAGTGGAATGCAGGCATTGTTGCCAGAAACCTGATACCCATGGAGCTGGACTCTGCCCAGGCTCGAGGCGAAGAGAAACGCACCCTCGAACTCAACCCCATGGTTACCGCCGCCATCGCCCACAAGAGCGACTACCACGTTGTCACTGCCGAACTGGACCTGACCAAGAAAAAAGCCTTCGGCTTTGAAGACGATACACAATGGCTGGCTGTCGGCGCCGAATTCGACGCCTGGCGTTACGCCCAGCTGCGCGCCGGTATCCGCCACAACCTGGCCAGCAACAGCGACAACGACGGTATTGAAGAAGATACCCAGTTCACCGCTGGTCTGGGCCTGAATGTTCTTGGCGCCCGTCTGGATATTGGCGCCCTGTACAGCAGCGCTGATGTGGGTGCCGCGATCGAGCTTGGCACCTCCTTCTGATATCGCCGTAGTTCCAGAGCCCGGCCTGCCCCGCAAGCCGGGCTTTTTTGTGCCTCACCGTGTCCTTGCCACTCAAAGTCACGGTTGGGGTTTGCCTACGGCAGACTGTGGCCGGATAATCTACCGATCTGCACCCACACACCAAAGGAAACCCCAGCTCCATGCAAACCTATCTGGTAGGCGGCGCCGTTCGGGACAAACTGCTCGGCCTTGAGGTAAAGGACCGTGACTGGGTCGTGGTCGGCAGCACACCAGATGAAATGCGAGCGAAAGGTTTCAAGCAGGTAGGGGCCGATTTCCCGGTATTCCTGCACCCGAAAACCGGTGAGGAGTACGCTCTGGCCCGCACCGAACGCAAGCAGGGCCGGGGCTACCATGGGTTTACCGTATACAGCGCCCCCGATGTCACCCTGGAGCAGGATCTCAAGCGCCGGGACCTGACCATCAACGCCATGGCAGAAACCGAAGATGGCGAGTTGGTCGATCCTTTCCACGGTCACGGCGACCTCGAGCAAAAAAAGCTTCGCCATGTGTCCGAAGCCTTCGCGGAAGACCCCCTGCGCATCCTGAGAACCGCCCGGTTTGCCGCGCGCCTGCAACCTATGGGCTTTACCGTATGCCACGAAACCAGGGCCCTGATGCAAGAGATGGTCAATGAAGGCGAGCTGGCGGATCTTGTCCCGGAGCGCGTATGGCAGGAGGTTCAGCGAGCACTGCATGAGAAAGCGCCAGGTGTCTTTTTCGATGTGCTCAAAGACGTTGGCGCACTGGAAGTTCTGATTCCAGAACTCGCCAGCCCGGGCATTCTCCAGCACGGGCTTCAGGCCCTGCATTGCGTGCACCGAAAAAACGGCAACACGTCACAGCGCTTCGCCGCATTACTGTGCGCCGTGCCGGAAGCCGCCGCTGTCGCTCGCGCAAAAGCCATGAAAAGCCCGAATGACTGCAAAGACATGGTGCACCTGGTCTGTCTTTACATGGAGCACCTGGGCGATCAGAGCCCGCAGGTCCATACGCCGGAGCAAGCCCTGGCGTTGTTGGAGAAAGCGGACCTCTGGCGCCGCCCGGAGCGCTTTATTGACTTGCAGGAAACCCTGGCGTGCGCCGTTAGCCCCGGCCAGTCAGACAGCCTTGACCGGCTCAACCTGGCCGCACGACACGCTTCAGCGGTCAACCCGCAAGACCTGATAAAACAGGGCCACAAAGGAAAAGCCCTGGGCGATGCAATCCGCAACGAGCGGCTGGCACGTATCAAACAGGCATTGACCAACTGACCAGAGGAATTCTGTATGGCAGCTCCTGTTGTTCTGATCACCGGCGCCGCCCACCGTCTCGGCGCCCGTACCGCGGAGGTCCTGCACGCCCGGGGCTGGAATGTGGTCATCCACTATCGTTCGAGGGCGGACCAAGCGGCCGAACTGGTGGACAAACTGAACCGGGAACGGTCTGACTCAGCCACCTCGATACAGGCAGACCTGACAGACATGGAACAGGTTGCCAGCCTGGCCAAAACCGCCTGCCAACATTGGGAGCGCCTGGATGGCCTGGTCAACAACGCCTCAGTCTTCTATCCCAGAACTACCGAAGACTCTGGCGAAGACGACTGGAACGCCGTCATGGGCGCCAACCTGAAAGCGCCATTCTTTCTGCTCAAGTATTGCTTGCCGGAACTGAAAAAAAATAATGGAGCCGTGGTCAACCTGATCGACATCTACAGCGAAAAACCGCTGAACGATCACCCCCTGTATTGTGCCAGCAAAGCGGGCCTGGCCGCCCTCACCCGATCCTGGGCCAAAGATCATGCCCCAGGGATCAGGGTAAACGGTGTATCGCCTGGCGCTATCCTCTGGCCAGAGGGCGAGGCCGAAATCGACACGGTTTACCAGCAGGCCATTCTGGACAAAACACCTCTGGCCCGTACCGGCAACCCCGACGACATTGCCGGTGCCATCGCCTACCTTTTGTGCGATGCCCCGTTCGTGACCGGTCAGATTCTTTCCGTCGACGGCGGCCGCAGCCTGAATATGTGAATCAGCACCGGTAGGCCGAATCAACCCATACCTTGGTTGTTTTGGCCGAGCCGGGCTTTCCCGCTACAATGCTTGCCATCTTGTATTCACACGCCGGCAGGCATCTTCCTGATCCTGCCCTTTGCAACGGAGAATTCCCATGCGTGATGTCGTGATTGTTGCCGCAAAACGTACCGCTGTTGGCAGCTTCGGTGGCGGCTTGTCCAGCCTGCGGGCCGACCAACTCGGTTCCGCCGTGATCAAGGCGCTGATGGAAGAAACCGGCGTGGCCGGCGAGCAGATCGGTGAAGTAATCCTGGGCCAGGTACTGACTGCCGGCTGCGGTCAGAACCCTGCCCGCCAGGCAGCCATCAATGCCGGCCTGCCAAGCTCCACACCAGCGATCACCATCAACAAGGTATGTGGTTCCGGCCTGAAAGCGGTTCACATGGCGGTGCAAGCCATTCAGTGCGGCGATGCCGAGATGATTGTCGCTGGTGGCCAGGAAAGCATGAGCCAGGCGCCACACGTTCTGCCCAATAGCCGTAATGGCCAGCGCATGGGCAACTGGAGCATGGTCGACACCATGGTGAACGATGGTCTGTGGGATGCCTTCAACGATTACCACATGGGCATCACCGCCGAAAACATCGTGGAGAAGTACGGAATCAGCCGGGAAGAGCAGGACGAATTCGCCGCGGCCTCTCAGCAAAAAGCCGTGGCTGCCCAGAACGCCGGCTATTTTGACGGCCAGATTGTTCCGATCACCATTCCCCAGCGCAAGGGCGACCCGCTGGTGATCAGCAAAGATGAATGCCCCCGCGACGGCGTAACCGGAGACAGCCTTGGCAAACTGCGCCCGGCGTTCAAGAAAGACGGCTCAGTGACCGCCGGCAACGCCTCATCCCTGAACGACGGTGCCGCCGCCGTGATGGTGTGCAGTGCCGAAAAAGCCAAAGAACTGGGCCTGACCCCGCTGGCCACCATCAAGGCCCACGCCAATGCTGGTGTTGACCCCACCATCATGGGTACCGGCCCGATTCCCGCCAGCCAGCGCTGCCTTGAGCGGGCCGGCTGGACGGCCGCAGAGCTGGACCTGATCGAAGCCAACGAAGCCTTCGCGGCCCAGGCCATCTCGGTCAACCGGGACATGGGCTGGGATACCAGCAAGGTCAACGTAAATGGCGGCGCTATCGCCATCGGCCACCCGATTGGCGCTTCCGGCTGCCGTATTCTGGTTACCCTGCTGCACGAAATGGCACGCCGCGACGCCAAGAAAGGTCTGGCGACTTTGTGCATCGGTGGCGGCATGGGCGTTGCCCTGGCAGTGGAACGCTAAGCCCGGTGCTGCACGTTGTACTCTATGAGCCGGAGATACCGCCCAACACCGGCAATATCATCCGGCTCTGCGCCAATACCGGCTGTCAGCTGCACCTGATTGAACCGCTGGGGTTTTCCCTGGAGGACAAACAGATGCGCAGGGCCGGGTTGGATTACAGCGAGTACGCCACCGTGAAGATCCACCCGGATTACGCCAGCTTCCTGGAAACCGAGCAGCCTGCGCGACTGTTCGGGCTCACCACGAAAGGCAGCCGTCATTATCACGAGGCCGATTTCCAGGATGGCGACTACCTGATGTTCGGGCCGGAAACCCGAGGGCTGCCAGCAGACGTTCGGGAAGCCCTGCCAGAACAGAACCGGCTGCGGGTGCCCATGCGCCCGGAGAGCCGCAGCCTGAACCTGTCCAATACCGCCGCCCTGGTGGTTTATGAGGCCTGGCGGCAGACCGGATTCAACGGCGCCGTCTGAGCACTCCCGCTGGCAAGGGGAATGACCAGCGGATAGCCCTCAGGGAGTTGAATGACCCGGGCCCGATAGCCGTAAACCGCTTTCAATAGTGACGGCGTCAGAACCTCACTGGAGCCTCCTTCATGAAAGCAGCGGCCGGATTTCATGACCACCATTCGGTCTGCAAACTGAGCCGCAAGATTAAGGTCATGGACGATGGCCAGCACGGCGACTCCGTGCTCCCGGGCCATTGCGCCCACCAGCTCCAACACCATCTGTTGGTGCGCAGGGTCCAGTGCCGACGTGCACTCGTCCAGCAATAACAGTCGATCCTGCCGGGTATCCCATATCTGCCCCAGCACCCTGGCCAGCTGCAACCTCTGCTGTTCCCCGCCGGACAATCCCGGCACCAGCCGATGCCTCAAATGCTTGATCTCCAAAGCTTCCATCAGAATTTCTGCCACGGAATCCGCGCATCGACGGGTTGAGGCCGGGCGACCAAGGGCCACTACTTCCTCCACCGTCAGTGGGAAGTTAACCTCAACACTCTGGGGCATAATCGCCCGATGGCGTGCCAGCTCACCCGGGCACCAGCCGCCAATTTCGCGGCCGGCTAGACGGATCTGGCCCCGGTACGGCAATTCTCCAGCCAGTGCTTTCATAAGCGTTGACTTACCCGCACCATTCGGCCCCAGCAGCATCAATACTTCACCAGCAGACACCGTCAGATTGATATCACTGACAATCTCCGTTCCTGCCAGCGATACACTCAAGTTCTGAATTTCCAGGACCATCACATCACCTTTCTCCGCATGAGCAAACCCAGGAAAAACGGACCTCCGATCAGAGACATCATCAGCCCGATGGGCAACTCGGCGGGTGCAACAACAACGCGCGCGATGGCATCAGCCGCAACCAACAGAGTTCCCCCCATCAGCGCACTGACTGGCAACACCACTCGATGACTCGCCCCCAGCAGCTGCCTTACCAGGTGCGGCACAACCAATCCGACAAAGCCGATCAGTCCGCTCACAGCCACGGCTGCGCCAACACCCAGCCCGACAACCAGTATCGCTACCTTCTTAACGGTGGCTGTTCGATACCCCAAGTGGCCCACTACCGATTCGCCCAACAGAAACGCGTCCAGTGGTCTGGCCAGCCAGGGTGCTGCCATTAAAGCCAGGATCATGAAAGGTGCGCCCAAAACAAGATCGTCCCAGGCAGCATGGCCAAGGCTTCCCATTGTCCAGAACGTCAGGGATCGTAATTCCTCATCGCTTGCGTAGAACGTCAGCAAACCGGTTGCTGCGCCCGCCACTGCGTTAATGGCAATACCCGCCAACAGAAGCGTTGCCACAGCCGTCTGGCCAGCACGACTGGCAATTCGCCAGGCCAGAATGACGGTGCCACTACCGCCGGCAAACGCGGCCAGGGGCAACGCCCACTGCCCCGCCAGGGTCACCCAACCACCAAGGGCCGTCCCGCCAAGAACGATGACGGCAATGGCGGCCAGTGACGCACCAGCGGAGACACCAATCAGGCCAGGATCTGCCAGGGGGTTTCGGAAAAGTCCCTGTAGGATCGCGCCGGAAACCCCCAATACAGCTCCAACCAGAAAGCCGAGTAGAAACCGGGGTAACCGGACTTCCAACACAACCATAGCCGCTACCGGATCCGAAGCTTCCCGGCCGGCAACTACCTTGAGAATATCCATCAGTGCAAGGTCGTAGGCACCACTACCAATCGATGCCAGGGCCGCAACCGCCAGAAGAGTTCCCAGCAACAAGAGCGCCGGCGCCAACGGCAAACGACCGGAATGGTCACGGATCATTGGCGGCTATTTCCCTTTGGCCGGGCAAGGCATCGTTAAGCGCCGCCATCGCTTCCGGCAAGCGAGGGCCGAAGCCAAGCAGGAACATACTGTCGGCCACCAGCCGATGCCCGGACTGCCATGCTTCAAGGCGCTCAACCTCGGGCCACCCCGCAATGTCGAACTGGCCCGGAGTGGATTCCGCAATTACCACCGCATCAGGGCGGGAAGCAAGAATCGCCTCCCGGTTGGCCGGTTTGTACCCTTTAATACCCTGGGCGGCATTTTCGGCCCCGATCAGTTCAACCAGAGCATTCGCTGCAGTATCCGACCCGGCCAACATGACCGAGTGGTTGCCAGCGGCGAGGATGAACAGGATTCTGGGCTGGTAATCACGGTTTCCGGTGTTCTGTTGAATCCGGCGGATATCCGCCTCGACGCCAGCCACCAGAGCCTGCGCTTCCTCGGCTGCCCCGAGCAGCTCGCCAACAGACAATATGCGCTCCAGCGCTGCCTCCGCGGTCCACCGCGACGGCAGTTGCGCAACCCGAACCCCGGCGCGCGCGAGGCGCTCAAGATTCCTGGCGGGCGCAGCCTGCTCTGAGGTAATCAGCATATCCGGCTTCAGTGCCAGAACGCCCTCGAAAGGCAAAGCGCGCAGATAACCAACCTTGGGTAACTCAGCCGTTTGCTCCGGATAACCGCTGGTGGTATCCACTCCAACCAGGCGCGACTCCTGCCCAAGCCGATAGACGATTTCGGTGATGGCACCGTCTGCAGTCACCAGGCGGCTCGGTTCGGCAAACACCGAGCCCGATGCCAGCGACAATCCAATCAGAATGAACAGGGGCCACCGCAGCCTCATGACAAAGCCTCAAGCGTTGCGACCTGTTCACGCCAGAGTTCGGATTCCGGAATGCCGGGTTTACGTTCACCAAAAACCGTCAGGACCAGTTCTCCGTCTCCATTGAAAGCTTCCACAGATGTGATCAGACCATCGGTGGACGGACGTCGTACCAACCACCAGCGTTTGATACCGTCGGTATTAGCATGCAGGTTGAAGCCCGGATCCAGTACGTTCATCCAGGGGCCAGTGCGGCGAACATTTGTGACACACCCGGTAAAGATCTGGACAATCCCGGGATTGCCAACAAAGAACATCGCCGGGCATTGGTTGTCTCTCAGCAATCCCAGCAACCGATCCAGCACATTCTGATCCCCTGACTGCAGCTCCGTGGCCCACTCACCACGCACCAGCTCGAGCGCTGTCAGGCGGTCAGCACCGGCACGCTTTAACAGGGCGCCAAAATGATGGACATCCTTGAGTTTCTCCCAGCCGGTGCGCAGCGCATCAACATCCACGGTTTCCGGGGACGAACGCTGCAATGTCTCTCGCCGGCCTACCGGTTTAAAGGCTTCCTGGCGGGCTGCTGTAAAGCGTTCGACCATTTTTTCCCAGACATCCGCATCGGTCGTGTCCACTCGATAGATCTTGTGAATGGCCGTGCCGTACTGGTCGAAAAACTGAAGGCTTTCCCGTAGCCCGGACCGCACCTGCTCCAGTACCCGGTAGCCCCAGGCCCAGTGTTTGAAAAACACCCGTATGTCAATCTCTCCAACCGCCAGCCCCATAGCTCCAGAGCCGCCGACCGTGAAGTCTCTGAAGCAACCGGTAACTTCATGAACTACCTCGTTGTTGCGGGCAAGAATCATCACCGGTCCGACCTGCTCCAGGGCTCCAAGGATCTGACTAAACTCGTTTACGAGTGGAACGACGGCATCACGCTCCCGGAGTCGTACAAGCGCCATTTCGCTGACCCCAAGCCGGTCTGCGACCTGGCGGATCCTGAGATTCGGCTCCTGTTGTCTGATGGCTTCCCATCGGGCCGACAGGTTGTCCGGCACACTGACTGAATCGGCTATTGCCTGTTGCATGACTTACTCCTCGGCTTGCTGAAGTTCCACCGGCAACCAACGCACCGTAGGCTGCCCGCTGTTTCCGTTCTGGTCGTAGTATCCGACGATCTGCAACGCCCAGACCGTGGACTCAGGATCATCAGCCTCAGCCTTGATCAGGAAGGTTCGGAAGTTGGGCCAGATCTTGTGTTGGTTGGTCAGGTTGTAGGCGTACCAGGTGTTATCCGTGAATACCCCGCCGGTTGAGTCCGTGTTGTAGAGCTGGGGAACACCCGGATCGCTGTCATTGGCGGCAAGTTCGCTCCAGGTCATCGGGTCGGAGGCCCCGCCTTTGCCGGCGCCAGAAACACCGCTGTTGGATTTCAGGTACCAGTCCCGACCAGAGAAGCCGACCTGGACGTCCCAGTTGTCGCTGGTGTCACAATCAACAACGGCATCTGAGTCAAAATCGAAGCATACGTCGCCGCCGTCATAGCCTGCAGGGGGGGTGAAAGTGACTGGTATGGTACTGAATTGCGACGCGCCAGAGGCCTGCACGTCAAACTCCAGTGTAAAATCCTCAATACCTTGTCCTTCGCGGGTCGGGAAATTGAAGTCGACAACCCGCATTCGGGCATAGCTATTTCCCTCGGCAGAACGCACCAGATAGCCAACATCGTCTGCCTCGCTGATCACGCCCGTGGCAAAATCATATTGAGACCAG
The window above is part of the Marinobacter sp. THAF197a genome. Proteins encoded here:
- a CDS encoding HmuY family protein: MELFDNRPLAVVLATLALTACGGGSDNSIEEDDADNVSDFSEQLLPAATETVYLNLETGAMVEEGGDWHIAANRLSFKVNSGASGTGSVVGALAIAQDDFYDGNGDPVANMFTNATANSEQEHLLGILEEPASWQEDAFASAFGASDTWSQYDFATGVISEADDVGYLVRSAEGNSYARMRVVDFNFPTREGQGIEDFTLEFDVQASGASQFSTIPVTFTPPAGYDGGDVCFDFDSDAVVDCDTSDNWDVQVGFSGRDWYLKSNSGVSGAGKGGASDPMTWSELAANDSDPGVPQLYNTDSTGGVFTDNTWYAYNLTNQHKIWPNFRTFLIKAEADDPESTVWALQIVGYYDQNGNSGQPTVRWLPVELQQAEE